The Kluyvera intermedia genome window below encodes:
- a CDS encoding YccF domain-containing protein, whose product MRTVLNILNFVLGGFLTTLGWLLATMFSVVLIITLPLTRSCWEITKLSLFPFGNEAVHVDELEPGSKSSVMNAGGALLNIVWFVLFGWWLCLTHILAGIAQCITIIGIPVGIANFKIAAIALWPVGRRVVPVEVARAARETNARRRFQ is encoded by the coding sequence ATGCGTACTGTTCTGAATATTTTGAATTTTGTATTAGGTGGTTTTCTGACAACTCTGGGTTGGTTATTGGCGACAATGTTCAGCGTCGTGCTGATTATTACGCTCCCACTCACGCGTTCTTGCTGGGAAATAACCAAACTCTCGCTGTTCCCCTTCGGAAACGAAGCTGTGCATGTTGACGAACTGGAACCCGGTAGCAAAAGCAGCGTGATGAATGCTGGCGGGGCGCTGCTCAATATTGTCTGGTTTGTGCTGTTTGGCTGGTGGCTGTGTCTGACGCATATTCTGGCCGGCATTGCCCAGTGCATCACGATTATTGGAATTCCGGTAGGCATCGCAAACTTCAAAATTGCCGCCATCGCCCTGTGGCCCGTAGGTCGTCGCGTTGTGCCCGTTGAGGTAGCGCGCGCTGCGCGTGAAACCAACGCTCGCCGTCGTTTCCAGTAA